The proteins below come from a single Fastidiosipila sp. genomic window:
- a CDS encoding FAD-binding oxidoreductase, whose protein sequence is MKSDIVVIGGGILGATAAWSLSKEGHRVVILEKGDLVSGASGGNLGKLSVMERQEDWHIPLALESLEQYEELNKSTDIEYCNCGGTMLLQSPALFLAAQQMKEAMDRAGVPLEFSKGESALRHEPNLNLQSIYATVFCPLESVLNPMRATLAFLELAKQHGATVHTHAKVEGFEMSGNTIRTVRSTAGCFPADVVVNAAGSWAGPLCRKLDIHIPVGHHRAMACVTEPIAPCIRTAVLDGSFLSPSTVAGDVCRITIGVAQTAHGSLVISRAAEEADLENKDVSLEGLRRMIQNFLHYFPSLHAIEIVRAWACVTPQTLDDLPVFGFSEKVPNFFIIAGFKGAFGTAPAIGRKVARAIGDGLIWEGGLFSPDRLRANSPIS, encoded by the coding sequence ATGAAGTCGGATATCGTGGTGATCGGTGGCGGTATTCTGGGTGCCACAGCTGCCTGGTCGCTTTCAAAAGAAGGCCACCGAGTTGTGATCCTGGAAAAAGGCGATCTGGTGTCAGGTGCCTCCGGGGGCAATTTGGGAAAACTCTCGGTCATGGAAAGGCAGGAAGACTGGCATATTCCGTTGGCACTGGAATCACTGGAACAATACGAGGAACTGAATAAGAGCACTGACATCGAATACTGCAACTGCGGGGGTACCATGCTGCTCCAATCACCGGCACTCTTCCTTGCTGCGCAGCAAATGAAAGAAGCGATGGATCGGGCGGGGGTGCCTTTGGAATTTTCTAAGGGGGAGTCAGCGCTGAGACATGAACCGAATTTGAACCTGCAAAGCATCTATGCCACGGTATTTTGTCCTTTGGAGAGTGTTCTTAACCCCATGCGCGCAACCTTGGCCTTTCTTGAACTTGCCAAGCAGCATGGGGCAACGGTACACACACATGCCAAAGTGGAAGGCTTTGAGATGTCCGGAAATACCATTCGCACTGTTAGGTCAACGGCCGGCTGTTTTCCTGCCGATGTCGTTGTGAACGCAGCTGGATCCTGGGCTGGTCCATTGTGCAGGAAGCTGGACATTCATATTCCGGTTGGGCATCACCGGGCAATGGCCTGTGTGACTGAGCCAATCGCTCCCTGTATCAGGACGGCGGTCCTGGACGGAAGTTTCTTGTCGCCGTCGACTGTTGCCGGAGACGTTTGCAGGATTACGATCGGAGTCGCACAGACTGCGCACGGCAGTCTGGTCATATCACGCGCCGCGGAGGAAGCAGACCTGGAAAACAAAGATGTATCTCTCGAGGGTTTGCGTAGGATGATACAGAATTTTCTACACTATTTCCCTTCACTTCATGCCATCGAAATCGTCCGGGCGTGGGCATGCGTGACCCCCCAGACTCTCGATGACCTGCCCGTATTTGGTTTCAGTGAGAAAGTACCCAATTTTTTTATTATTGCCGGGTTCAAAGGTGCATTTGGCACAGCCCCCGCCATTGGAAGAAAGGTTGCCCGAGCCATTGGAGACGGGTTGATCTGGGAAGGAGGCCTTTTTTCCCCGGATCGCCTGCGGGCCAATTCGCCAATCAGCTGA
- a CDS encoding UbiX family flavin prenyltransferase, protein MGLYVIGITGASGTVYAKSLLLELLCMNHNIDLIISRAGLIVANEELGWQIPESEAQASVYFRDLFHDLAEKDKGLVGRKLGRINYYHDDHIAAPPASGSYLSDGMIIVPCSMGAASAVASARSATLLERAADVALKEHRRLVIIPRESPMSAIHLRNLLTLAQLGVHVVPACPSFYQQPRSLDDMVEYFTLRTLDQVGIHQESDQRWSQAQSPDRKGFENDEN, encoded by the coding sequence ATGGGACTTTACGTTATCGGTATTACTGGAGCATCGGGAACAGTCTATGCAAAGTCGCTGTTACTCGAACTCCTCTGCATGAACCACAACATTGACTTGATCATCTCAAGGGCTGGTTTGATTGTCGCCAATGAAGAGCTGGGCTGGCAAATACCTGAAAGCGAGGCTCAGGCATCGGTTTATTTCAGGGATCTTTTTCATGACCTTGCCGAGAAGGATAAAGGGCTGGTTGGACGAAAGCTGGGCAGAATCAACTATTATCATGACGATCATATCGCTGCACCTCCGGCCAGCGGCTCTTACCTGTCGGATGGAATGATTATCGTACCATGCTCCATGGGTGCTGCATCAGCTGTCGCGTCCGCCAGATCCGCAACCCTCTTGGAGAGAGCGGCGGACGTTGCGTTGAAGGAACATCGCCGGCTGGTCATCATTCCCCGCGAATCTCCAATGAGTGCCATCCACTTGAGAAATCTTCTGACTTTGGCACAACTGGGCGTGCATGTCGTGCCGGCTTGCCCTTCCTTTTACCAGCAGCCCCGGTCACTTGACGATATGGTTGAGTATTTCACCTTGCGGACACTTGACCAAGTTGGAATTCATCAGGAGTCTGATCAGCGGTGGTCCCAGGCACAATCACCTGACAGGAAAGGATTCGAAAATGACGAAAATTAA
- a CDS encoding UbiD family decarboxylase: protein MTKINDLRTFIEVLQQNNRIAFIEKEVDWDSELGSVLSTLERSGGRAGYFKQVKGSTFPVAGGLLSSMQNAALALGCEVDEITDFIEDRLTKPIAPLQVAEAPCQENILTGDQIDLFSLPIPRHAPGDGGRFITGGVIFSKRLREPSRQNLSFQRMHIKERDKTGIMINEWRHLRDFLDEAQAMGQKLPISVVCGADPVVYIAAGLRSDLDEVSLAGALRGEAVKVVKGITNDILVPALAEFVIEGEIDPDRLEMEGPLGEFTGHYSEPWNSPVFQVTAITHRNDAIYQTINGGSFEHINLGNSLPREPLLHQFTSYVSSGVLDVHIPAYGCGFLVIVKIRKKNPGEPKNVALAAMTTYVNIKNVIIVDEDIDIYDSSDVLWALSTRVKSDEDIFYVPNAQGHELDPSSDKRGVQTKMGIDATRDTGSRWHERVIYPQLDLADYL, encoded by the coding sequence ATGACGAAAATTAATGATCTGCGGACTTTTATTGAAGTATTGCAGCAAAACAACCGGATCGCCTTTATTGAAAAGGAAGTTGACTGGGATTCTGAGCTGGGGTCCGTATTGTCAACCCTGGAGCGATCGGGGGGGCGGGCCGGCTATTTTAAGCAGGTTAAGGGCAGCACCTTTCCAGTCGCAGGGGGTCTGCTGTCCTCCATGCAAAATGCAGCTCTGGCGCTTGGCTGCGAAGTTGACGAAATAACAGACTTTATTGAAGATCGTCTTACAAAACCTATCGCACCACTTCAAGTTGCAGAAGCTCCCTGCCAGGAGAATATCCTGACCGGTGACCAAATCGACCTGTTTTCATTGCCCATCCCGCGTCACGCACCGGGGGACGGGGGACGCTTCATCACGGGAGGTGTTATCTTTTCCAAGCGGCTTCGTGAGCCCTCCCGCCAGAACCTGTCATTCCAGCGTATGCATATCAAGGAGCGGGATAAGACCGGCATTATGATCAATGAGTGGCGGCACCTGCGCGATTTCTTGGACGAGGCCCAGGCGATGGGGCAAAAGCTTCCTATTTCAGTTGTTTGCGGGGCCGACCCGGTCGTTTACATTGCAGCAGGACTGCGATCCGATCTGGACGAAGTCTCTCTTGCGGGCGCACTGCGCGGTGAAGCAGTTAAAGTAGTCAAGGGTATCACCAACGATATTCTGGTGCCTGCGCTGGCCGAGTTTGTCATTGAAGGCGAAATTGACCCGGACCGCCTCGAAATGGAAGGCCCCTTGGGCGAGTTTACGGGGCATTACAGCGAGCCATGGAACAGTCCCGTCTTTCAGGTAACCGCCATCACGCACCGCAACGACGCCATCTACCAGACCATCAACGGCGGTTCTTTTGAACACATCAACCTGGGTAATTCCCTCCCGCGGGAACCCTTGCTCCACCAATTTACTTCTTATGTCAGTTCCGGCGTACTCGATGTCCATATACCAGCTTATGGCTGTGGCTTTCTGGTAATCGTCAAGATCAGGAAAAAGAATCCCGGCGAACCCAAGAACGTAGCCTTGGCTGCCATGACGACCTATGTCAACATTAAAAATGTCATCATTGTTGACGAAGATATCGATATATACGACTCTTCTGACGTGTTGTGGGCCCTGTCAACCAGGGTCAAAAGTGATGAGGATATATTCTATGTGCCAAATGCCCAGGGGCACGAACTCGATCCTTCGTCGGACAAGCGGGGTGTGCAAACCAAGATGGGAATAGATGCTACCCGCGATACCGGGAGCCGTTGGCATGAACGCGTCATCTATCCGCAATTGGACCTTGCTGATTACCTCTGA
- a CDS encoding aldehyde dehydrogenase — MSYVIGEFKNYVKGVWTDPADGQFREQFTTIDGTAVSKCAHSGNSDVDVAVAAAREAFELADWKENPRKRSKALQHWADRMRENVKELATLLSWQVGKPYKESFGEMMGAIGYMEYYASAARTIYGSNMSVDDVTLSIMLREPVGVIGVIVPWNYPITLLMRDMAPALAAGNTCVVKPAGQTAGITMRVIALLDQVEEFPPGVVNAVSGPGSIVGDVLTGHPDVDMINFTGSVDVGKTIMRACSSTMKKVSLELGGKSASIIFSDADLEKALPYALTSIFTNAGQLCTSASRILVEESIAEDFIAQLKSAVEQMQVGDPFDAATAMGAMNTPQQMDTVLKYIELGKTQGTLLTGGHRLVGNGLEKGCFIAPTVFVDLPQDSPLIQEEIFGPVLCVNTFKTEEEAVEMANGTVFGLASGVWTQDINKAVRVGKKMRAGTCWINCYNRLFNECETGGYKQSGLDRAGGIEGIKKFTEVKHLCIDYKENH, encoded by the coding sequence ATGAGTTATGTCATCGGAGAATTTAAGAACTATGTAAAGGGAGTCTGGACGGATCCCGCGGACGGGCAGTTTCGTGAACAATTCACGACCATCGACGGAACGGCTGTTTCGAAATGTGCGCATTCGGGCAATTCTGACGTTGATGTCGCTGTAGCGGCCGCCAGAGAAGCGTTCGAGCTCGCAGATTGGAAAGAAAATCCGAGAAAGCGATCCAAGGCGCTGCAACACTGGGCAGATCGAATGCGCGAAAATGTTAAGGAATTGGCAACTTTGCTCAGCTGGCAGGTTGGGAAACCCTACAAAGAGTCTTTCGGCGAAATGATGGGTGCGATCGGCTACATGGAATACTATGCCTCGGCAGCCCGCACAATCTACGGCTCCAATATGTCGGTTGATGATGTGACCTTGTCCATCATGCTCCGTGAGCCCGTGGGTGTTATCGGTGTCATCGTTCCCTGGAACTATCCCATCACCCTCCTCATGCGCGATATGGCCCCCGCACTGGCAGCCGGCAATACGTGTGTCGTCAAACCTGCCGGACAAACTGCGGGCATCACCATGCGGGTCATCGCCTTGCTGGATCAAGTCGAAGAATTTCCTCCTGGAGTGGTCAATGCTGTTTCGGGTCCCGGTTCGATCGTCGGCGATGTGCTGACCGGCCACCCTGATGTTGACATGATCAACTTTACAGGCAGTGTCGATGTCGGCAAAACAATTATGCGTGCATGTTCCTCAACCATGAAAAAGGTTTCACTCGAACTTGGCGGGAAGTCAGCGAGCATCATTTTCTCCGACGCGGATCTTGAGAAGGCGCTACCCTACGCCTTGACCAGCATTTTCACCAATGCGGGGCAGTTGTGTACGTCAGCGTCGCGTATTCTCGTTGAAGAATCAATCGCAGAGGACTTTATCGCTCAACTGAAATCCGCGGTCGAGCAAATGCAGGTTGGCGATCCCTTTGATGCGGCAACTGCTATGGGGGCCATGAATACACCGCAGCAAATGGACACCGTCCTCAAATACATCGAGCTGGGAAAAACGCAAGGCACCCTATTAACCGGGGGCCACCGGCTTGTGGGCAATGGACTTGAAAAGGGGTGCTTTATTGCACCAACTGTATTCGTTGACCTGCCACAGGATTCCCCCCTCATTCAGGAGGAAATCTTTGGTCCTGTACTCTGCGTCAATACATTCAAAACCGAGGAGGAAGCTGTTGAAATGGCAAATGGAACTGTCTTCGGCCTCGCTTCCGGTGTATGGACTCAGGATATCAATAAAGCTGTCCGGGTCGGTAAAAAAATGAGGGCTGGAACATGCTGGATTAATTGTTACAATCGCTTGTTCAATGAGTGTGAAACGGGCGGGTATAAGCAGAGCGGTCTTGACCGAGCAGGTGGCATCGAGGGAATCAAAAAGTTTACTGAGGTAAAACATCTCTGCATCGACTACAAGGAAAACCACTAA
- a CDS encoding iron-containing alcohol dehydrogenase, whose translation MSRFVKEKQKVMIVTDASLVKLGAAEKVSSVIKDLNAEVTVFDAIPQNPHAPDVYHCLDQVKESGAHLLVALGGGSPMDVAKVVAMMATDGGKLEDYQWNFRQATVAPLPYIAIPTTAGTGSEATKTAVIVDRDTKKGFGGDALFAKAALLDPEMTVSLPAHLTATTGADALTHAIEAYVGRGHHPWTDAMALEAITLLAEYLPLAYADGHDLLAREKVALAAAMAGLAMDQSGLGIVHSVSGPIASHYDVPHGLSNAVLLVEGMKYNLQTVPARFARVARAMGVDTTSMSDHEAAEAAVDAVDRMFQNMKVPGDLSDYFEQYGAKEEDIPKFAEEACAMFLMRNNPRTPVPEEMEVIIRKALGC comes from the coding sequence TTGTCCCGGTTTGTTAAAGAAAAACAGAAGGTCATGATCGTCACCGACGCCTCCCTGGTCAAACTCGGTGCAGCTGAAAAAGTAAGCAGTGTGATCAAGGATCTCAATGCCGAAGTCACCGTGTTTGATGCAATTCCGCAGAACCCGCACGCACCCGATGTTTACCATTGCCTGGATCAGGTCAAGGAAAGCGGAGCCCATCTCCTGGTTGCTTTAGGAGGAGGCAGTCCGATGGATGTTGCCAAGGTTGTTGCCATGATGGCGACAGATGGCGGCAAATTGGAAGACTACCAATGGAACTTCCGGCAGGCAACCGTCGCTCCCTTGCCCTACATTGCCATTCCTACCACGGCGGGAACGGGCTCCGAGGCTACGAAAACGGCTGTTATTGTGGATCGCGACACCAAAAAGGGCTTCGGGGGAGACGCCTTGTTTGCCAAGGCAGCTTTGTTGGATCCGGAAATGACGGTCAGCCTCCCCGCACACCTCACAGCGACAACTGGCGCTGACGCACTGACTCACGCCATTGAGGCGTACGTTGGCAGGGGGCATCACCCCTGGACCGATGCCATGGCTTTGGAGGCCATTACCTTGCTCGCCGAGTATTTGCCACTGGCCTACGCGGATGGTCATGATTTGCTTGCACGCGAAAAGGTGGCCTTGGCGGCAGCCATGGCTGGCTTGGCGATGGATCAAAGCGGCCTGGGAATCGTTCACTCCGTGAGCGGGCCGATTGCCAGCCACTATGACGTACCTCACGGTCTTTCCAACGCCGTCTTATTGGTAGAAGGCATGAAATACAATTTGCAGACAGTACCTGCCCGCTTTGCACGCGTCGCCAGGGCAATGGGGGTGGACACGACGTCCATGAGTGACCATGAAGCTGCTGAAGCCGCTGTTGATGCCGTTGACAGGATGTTCCAGAATATGAAGGTTCCGGGTGACCTCAGTGATTACTTTGAGCAATATGGAGCAAAAGAAGAGGACATCCCGAAATTTGCTGAAGAAGCATGTGCCATGTTCCTGATGCGAAACAATCCCAGGACACCTGTTCCGGAAGAAATGGAAGTCATCATCAGAAAAGCGCTTGGCTGTTGA
- a CDS encoding YgeY family selenium metabolism-linked hydrolase, with product MEKTEVLEKIKNCIEGNQDQITKDLQDFIAIESLTYNEGEAVAFLADKMRTYGFDEVRIDKVGNVLGRVGQGKTVLLYDAHIDTVETGDPAAWKFPPLSGHLEDGVIHGRGAVDDKGCLMGITWAGKTLKELGLDKDFTLWVSGSVAEEDVEGACVKAMMEESPDIQPDYVLVAESSNLRLMRGHKGRALIRISVPGKAAHASAAWRGENALIKSLPIIKAIDEFDDFREDPFLGKGTIEVTHVECKTPSMNTIPGEVIITCDRRISCGETAEDLLEEARAFSQGIEGVKPEIATEQVVTYSGYEITALDYFPSWVLDEEHELVQAGAKAYEGLFGKAPEITKWDFSTNATHLCGREGIPALGFGPGEEAYCHSSEDQVRVDELIKAIQFYAALPLFVPKKD from the coding sequence ATGGAGAAAACAGAAGTTTTGGAAAAGATCAAGAACTGCATCGAAGGCAATCAAGATCAGATTACGAAAGATTTACAGGATTTCATTGCAATCGAAAGCTTGACATACAACGAAGGAGAGGCGGTCGCTTTTCTTGCCGATAAAATGCGTACTTATGGATTTGATGAAGTGCGGATCGATAAGGTTGGGAACGTGCTGGGGCGGGTTGGACAGGGTAAAACAGTCCTTCTATATGACGCCCACATAGACACGGTCGAAACAGGTGACCCCGCTGCCTGGAAATTCCCTCCCCTGTCGGGCCATCTCGAAGACGGTGTCATTCACGGTCGCGGCGCTGTTGATGACAAGGGCTGTTTAATGGGCATTACCTGGGCCGGCAAGACGCTGAAAGAGCTGGGGCTGGATAAAGATTTCACCCTTTGGGTCTCCGGATCAGTGGCGGAAGAGGATGTTGAAGGCGCCTGTGTCAAAGCGATGATGGAGGAATCACCCGATATACAGCCCGATTACGTACTGGTTGCCGAGTCCAGCAACCTGCGCCTGATGCGGGGACATAAGGGGCGCGCCTTGATCCGCATCAGCGTGCCGGGGAAAGCCGCGCATGCATCAGCAGCCTGGCGCGGTGAAAACGCGCTGATTAAATCACTGCCGATCATCAAGGCAATTGACGAGTTTGACGATTTCAGGGAAGACCCTTTCCTGGGTAAAGGTACCATCGAGGTGACTCATGTTGAGTGTAAAACACCCTCGATGAACACCATCCCTGGCGAAGTCATCATAACCTGCGACCGCCGGATTTCGTGCGGCGAAACTGCCGAGGATCTCCTGGAAGAGGCACGGGCCTTCTCCCAGGGTATTGAAGGTGTAAAACCTGAAATCGCAACGGAGCAAGTTGTTACCTATTCCGGTTATGAGATTACGGCTCTTGATTACTTCCCCTCATGGGTCTTGGATGAAGAGCACGAATTGGTCCAGGCCGGAGCCAAGGCCTATGAAGGTCTATTCGGAAAGGCCCCTGAAATAACCAAGTGGGACTTCAGCACGAATGCAACGCATCTTTGTGGCCGTGAAGGCATCCCCGCCCTGGGCTTTGGTCCTGGAGAGGAGGCGTACTGCCATTCAAGTGAAGATCAGGTGAGAGTCGATGAGCTGATCAAGGCGATTCAATTCTACGCTGCCCTGCCCCTGTTCGTGCCCAAAAAAGACTAA
- a CDS encoding ornithine carbamoyltransferase: protein MRTGMIGKHLIAAQDWTDEELNTLLDVAKELKMRYALDMPTDILKNKTLFLLFFEESTRTRNAFECGMTQLGGHMNYLTPAGTQVDHGETPKDTIEVLARMGHGIAIRNSYVDGHKWMRAVAEHSKIPVMNAQCDIWHPTQELADIMTIKEKFNNELRGRKFVISWTCAGNYMRPLSMPNSLVTLMPRFGLDVTLAHPKGFELEDEIMEIARKNAEAHNVKLEVVYDMEEAFKDAHVIYAKGWGPITTVGDDAVRGVQMINEHPEWFVDQRKMDLGAKDAIYMHCMPADRDVEVTSEVMDGPQSVLYDEAENRLHTIKALMALTMGNTTRR from the coding sequence ATGCGAACTGGAATGATCGGAAAACACCTTATCGCGGCACAAGATTGGACAGACGAAGAGCTGAACACCTTGCTGGACGTGGCAAAAGAACTGAAGATGCGTTATGCACTGGATATGCCGACAGATATACTCAAGAACAAAACTTTATTTTTATTGTTTTTTGAAGAATCCACCCGTACCCGTAACGCATTTGAATGCGGAATGACGCAACTGGGTGGTCATATGAACTATCTTACCCCCGCGGGAACTCAGGTTGATCACGGTGAAACGCCAAAAGATACCATTGAAGTCCTGGCACGCATGGGCCATGGGATCGCAATCAGGAATTCATACGTCGACGGGCACAAATGGATGAGAGCAGTTGCGGAGCACTCCAAGATACCTGTCATGAATGCCCAGTGTGATATCTGGCATCCGACCCAGGAACTCGCCGACATCATGACAATCAAGGAAAAGTTCAACAATGAATTGCGCGGGCGGAAATTCGTAATTTCCTGGACATGTGCCGGCAACTATATGCGTCCTCTTTCCATGCCTAACTCGCTGGTCACACTGATGCCTCGCTTCGGTCTTGACGTGACACTGGCTCACCCGAAAGGATTCGAGCTTGAAGATGAAATTATGGAAATTGCGCGTAAGAATGCGGAAGCGCATAATGTCAAACTTGAAGTTGTCTATGACATGGAGGAAGCCTTCAAGGATGCTCACGTTATTTATGCCAAAGGCTGGGGCCCGATCACAACTGTTGGAGACGATGCCGTCCGTGGCGTCCAGATGATCAACGAACACCCCGAATGGTTTGTCGACCAAAGGAAAATGGACCTTGGCGCGAAAGATGCCATTTACATGCATTGTATGCCCGCTGACCGTGACGTGGAAGTAACAAGTGAGGTCATGGACGGACCGCAGTCCGTTCTCTACGATGAAGCCGAAAACCGCCTGCATACGATTAAAGCGCTTATGGCGCTGACCATGGGCAATACAACCCGCAGGTGA
- a CDS encoding amidohydrolase family protein produces MIDLAIYQAQLPNNSGLLDVLITEGKIVEIRRPGPIIESKDSIDANGSLLSPGFIDSHTHLDTTGVMPAGESTTLAQAIQNYSEYLRNLTPEELAADIKKRARRSLRKAVVAGTTSIRTHVSVDAVNGWRSVEAMNELRDEMQPYIEIQITAFPVFHGRLDEQQEHFDMLDRMARNRLINAIGGAPHFYDERIGFTRELFRIAVKNDLDVDFHIDEHDNPNIDTFLETARLTLENKYEGRVSCGHVTALCRVDDGLAAEAIAMAKEARLHIITLPSCNLYLMARADRQPIPRGVTRIKEFLEAGVNIAYASDNVRDPFRPIGNADMLEEGLLTGQVAQMLSDSELQVIHRMGTIHAARAMRLDDYGLAVGKRADLVLLDASDIASAFRDQATRLAVIKNGRIVATSKRITSVAF; encoded by the coding sequence ATGATTGACTTGGCCATTTACCAGGCGCAGCTGCCCAATAACAGCGGTTTGTTGGATGTACTGATCACAGAGGGCAAAATCGTTGAGATCCGCCGACCCGGACCGATCATTGAATCAAAGGATTCCATTGACGCGAACGGGTCGCTTCTGTCCCCTGGCTTCATAGACAGCCACACGCATCTTGACACAACCGGCGTCATGCCGGCGGGTGAATCAACTACCTTGGCACAGGCCATACAGAATTACTCCGAATATTTAAGAAACCTCACACCTGAAGAGCTGGCAGCTGACATTAAGAAACGGGCACGGAGGAGCTTGCGCAAGGCTGTTGTTGCCGGAACGACAAGCATTCGGACCCACGTCAGTGTCGATGCTGTCAATGGCTGGCGAAGTGTCGAAGCCATGAATGAGCTCCGGGATGAAATGCAGCCATACATCGAGATTCAAATTACAGCATTTCCGGTATTTCACGGCAGACTTGATGAACAGCAGGAACACTTCGATATGCTGGACAGGATGGCAAGAAATCGGTTGATCAATGCGATCGGGGGGGCGCCTCATTTCTATGACGAGCGGATAGGATTTACGCGGGAGTTGTTCAGAATTGCCGTAAAGAATGACCTTGATGTAGATTTCCATATTGACGAACATGATAACCCCAACATCGATACCTTCCTGGAAACGGCCCGCCTGACGCTGGAAAACAAGTATGAGGGACGTGTCTCCTGTGGCCATGTCACAGCGCTCTGCCGTGTCGATGACGGGCTTGCCGCTGAAGCCATCGCCATGGCAAAAGAAGCGCGCCTTCATATCATTACCCTCCCATCCTGCAATCTCTACCTGATGGCAAGGGCGGACCGTCAGCCGATACCGCGCGGTGTAACAAGGATCAAGGAATTCCTGGAAGCCGGAGTCAATATCGCCTATGCATCCGATAACGTACGCGATCCCTTCCGGCCCATCGGCAACGCCGATATGCTCGAAGAGGGCCTCTTGACCGGTCAGGTGGCACAGATGCTGTCAGATTCGGAATTGCAGGTCATTCACCGGATGGGCACCATCCACGCAGCCCGGGCCATGCGGCTTGATGACTACGGTCTTGCGGTTGGCAAGCGGGCGGATCTGGTTCTTCTTGATGCTTCGGATATCGCCTCTGCCTTCCGGGATCAGGCGACGCGGCTGGCCGTGATCAAGAATGGACGGATCGTCGCGACCAGCAAGCGAATCACTTCTGTAGCATTTTGA
- a CDS encoding zinc-binding dehydrogenase — MIPKTMKAVVVIAPEKVEVKEVSTPVPVEGEVLVRIDNCLICTWEQRIFSGSGADLPFIPGHEVSGVVAAVPKETIANVTPGQKCVVKTYDSCGSCEFCFRGLNNLCSGQSKKRTFDGIAGTGGMARYIAIAADRIYPLPVESIDLELAAFAEPLACCLHSIEQADVSFGEDVVVVGAGVMGQLLAILARLRGARVIVVEIDKARRELAMKMGAHESIDPSSTDWQAELSRLTSGRGPHVVQFTINNLAMASQYIKALAPAGRLVYYGSFRPSEDVPFNPNDIHYTEKVITGSYSPTVRSFWQASQMLGHGLVDVKPFLTECFDMNEAQRAFERAMSTETLRVLIRLSD, encoded by the coding sequence ATGATTCCAAAAACAATGAAAGCAGTTGTGGTCATTGCGCCCGAAAAGGTTGAAGTCAAGGAAGTATCCACCCCGGTTCCGGTTGAAGGCGAAGTGCTTGTGCGCATCGATAATTGTCTGATTTGCACATGGGAACAACGTATCTTTTCCGGATCCGGGGCCGATTTACCGTTTATCCCGGGCCATGAGGTGTCAGGGGTAGTTGCCGCGGTTCCCAAAGAGACGATCGCGAATGTGACTCCCGGTCAAAAGTGTGTTGTTAAAACATATGACAGCTGTGGAAGTTGTGAGTTTTGTTTTCGTGGACTCAACAATCTTTGCAGCGGTCAATCAAAAAAACGCACCTTTGATGGGATTGCCGGTACGGGGGGGATGGCACGCTATATTGCCATTGCAGCTGACCGTATCTACCCTCTGCCCGTCGAATCAATAGACCTTGAGCTGGCCGCTTTTGCAGAACCTCTCGCCTGTTGTCTGCACAGCATCGAACAGGCTGATGTTTCCTTCGGTGAAGACGTCGTCGTGGTAGGTGCCGGCGTGATGGGCCAATTGCTTGCCATTCTGGCCAGATTGAGGGGAGCGCGTGTTATTGTGGTGGAGATAGACAAGGCCCGGCGTGAACTGGCAATGAAGATGGGTGCACACGAATCCATTGATCCCTCATCCACCGACTGGCAAGCGGAACTTTCGCGCTTAACCAGCGGACGGGGCCCCCATGTTGTACAGTTCACCATCAACAATCTGGCTATGGCCAGTCAATACATCAAAGCGCTCGCGCCAGCCGGCAGGCTCGTTTATTATGGCTCTTTTCGACCAAGTGAAGACGTACCATTCAATCCGAATGACATTCATTACACCGAGAAAGTCATCACCGGCTCCTACAGCCCCACGGTAAGATCATTCTGGCAGGCCTCCCAAATGCTTGGACATGGCCTGGTCGACGTAAAGCCTTTCTTGACAGAGTGCTTCGACATGAACGAAGCACAGAGAGCATTTGAACGTGCAATGAGCACTGAAACGCTGCGGGTCCTCATACGGTTGTCGGACTGA